The sequence GGAACAGGATAGAGATGTATTTGCCGTACCCGGACAAGCTGATAGTCCGGCCAGCGGCGGCACTATAAAACTGATTAAGCAGGGCGCATCTGTCGCTACCAGCGCCGAGGATATACTCGAATCGCTGGGCTGGGATGTGTCTCAGAAGCTGAATCAATTTGAACAAAGAACGCCGGCAGCTTATATTAAATTGGACCCGGATGAGCAGAAAATTTGCGATATTATAGGCAATGGACCGGCGCATTTCGATGAACTAGTTAGAAACCTGAATTTCACTTCATCAAAAGTTTCTACGATTTTATTAAAACTGGAATTGACAGGTCTGGTGGCAAGACAACCGGGCAACTATGTGGCAAGGATTTAATGTATGGTTTCTAAGGAAATTACTATCGTAAATAAATTGGGTTTGCATGCGCGTCCGGCGGCTTTGCTGGTCAAAACAGCCAGTAAATTCAAATCGGAAATAGTGCTAAGGAAAAAGAATCTTGAAGTGAACGGCAAGAGTATAATGGGTGTGATGATGTTAGCGGCTGAAATGGGCTCA comes from Candidatus Zixiibacteriota bacterium and encodes:
- a CDS encoding HPr family phosphocarrier protein translates to MVSKEITIVNKLGLHARPAALLVKTASKFKSEIVLRKKNLEVNGKSIMGVMMLAAEMGSKLTIIVQGQDEKEALKAMVKVFESKFGEE